The Strix uralensis isolate ZFMK-TIS-50842 chromosome 5, bStrUra1, whole genome shotgun sequence genome segment tcagatttagTTGAAAGTGCTTTGATTTTTCACCCCAAACAACCTGATCATTCCTGCAGAAACATCCTGTATGCTTCCCCTCTACTCCTTTCACTGCAGTGCACTTTCTGCCAGAAGCAAAGGACCACTACCTAATCTGGTTCACCCTCTTGAGAAACCCACTCCCTATATTTGAGGAACTATACTGTTGACCTTTGTCATATCTCCAAGTGGCACTTTGCATTCCATCCTGATGCTTTGCTAAGCAGCAAACCAAGGGCAAGGACTCACTTCTCCATACTGCCCTCCAGATAGAAGGATCCAAAACACTTAAGTAGACAGAGGGGCGATATGAATGGCCATACTTCGCCTGCACAAGAAGACTTTGTCTTAGTTTTTAATGGATAGTGCTTGCCTGCTTGAACTTGAACTAGGGTGCAGTAGAGCTATGTGTTGTTCCCCAGTATGTGTACTCCTGCATGGTCAGAGAAGTAGTCTCTACACATGTAAGAGTCTGTCATGATTACCTGTAGGCTTTTTTGTGCTGAAGGCTGTCATGGTGATTGTTGTTCATGGTTACTGTTGGTGTGACTTGTTATTTTTCCTCATCCACCATCCCAGGAAAAGGAAACTCAGTCCACTGCAGCAGTGCAAGATCTCCTCTTGACTCACGCAGGCTATTCAGCAGGTGCATGACCTTCACTTCTTCCCCACCAGCCTGTCCTACCTCAGTAGTTATTCTACTCTTATGTCTCAGCTCTGTTTTTCTTGGCTTACCTGGGGTCTCTCCTCTGGAAAATGCACCAGGAGGCTCAGTGCAGGATTCACCAACCTGGTTGCTTGACTGCTTCTTGAGAAGCAGTCCTAAAACTGACAGAGTGTCCTAAACACTTGCAGGGTTAAATAATTGTGGTTTTTGGAGCTTTGGGGTGAGTCAGTGGAAAAAACTGGCAGCTCTAGGAAGGCTAAGACTGACTCATAGCACAAGAAGAGCCAGAGGAGTTCCAAATCCAGCTGCAGTTTAGGTAGGGGAATATAAGAAAAGGCATTTGCATGCAATTGTGTCCTATTGCTCCAGCAATGTGACCCCACCCTGTAGCGGAGAAAGATGTCTCACACTTAACAAATGGAAAGAGTATCCTGTCAGTCACCAATGCTCTGCCAGCTTCTCTGTCTAATGGGAGGAAAAGTCCGGGCTGTACCGTCAGAGGAGATGACTCTATTTCAATGCCATTCGTTCACCCACTGTTCCTTTGGGATTGTTCtctagttttttatttaaaaggcagGGGGAGATGAAGGAAGGGGAAAGCGAATGAATAGAGAGGGAGGCTTGTGCTTTAACTCACAAAGAATCAAAACTAAGCTATGAGCACATATCCCTGGGGGAGTTTGCATTTGATAGTGTGTGTATTCAGGGAGAGGTGCTGACGTTCTCAGGAAGTAGATGCACTGAAACCACCTGAACTAACAGTGCTCTCAAGCAGTGCAAGAAGCgagcagaaaagcaaagggaataaaggatttgggttttttcttagcCTATTGGTCAAAGTtctgggtgtggggtttttttttttttacattgaaaagTAACATTTATccctcattttcatttctgaacacAAACAGAAGATGCATTTAAAAGGACTGTTCTAGTCCTTTAGTGTGCCATGAAAGTAGGTTTTTAGTCTTTCAAGTACAGGGCTTTTTTGAAGGTTCTCAAAAATATTTGGCAAAAAACCTGCTGAATTAGTTTTTAAAGGGACCATGGAAAATTATATCCATCTAAGGAAGAGAAAGTTTAGCCGCTGTTCAGTAAAGGCAAATTTCAGAACAGGCAAATTTGCCACAATTTGGTATATGCATACCAATACACTATGGTGGCAAAAGCACTCACTACTGTTTATGTGAGAACCAGGGTAATCAGAAAAAAGGATGACAAGTAGTCAGAGGGACGGGAAGATTTGACTCAGAGACTCTATTCAAGGCACCTGCTGCAGATATGTAACTTAGTCATGGCAACAGCAATAGTTTCTCAGGTCAAGGTACAGTGGTGATATCCGCATCAGTTGCCATCCAGCAGTTTGAAACGCTTGTTCCTTTTGCAGTCAATGGAAAGAAGGGGTTTAATGCTCAGGTCAGGTGTGTTCATGTGGTAGCCTGCATATATATTGAGAACCTGGATTTTGGGAATGCTGAACTCATAAATGACTGTCACTACAGTCAGAGAGGAACTCCTAAGAAGGCTGTACTTTCTCCAAGTTCATCACTAGGGGAGGTACTTTGACAAGAGAGGGCACAGTGACCAGGCTATCCAGGCAAATCAAGCCCTAGAGCATGAGGAGTTTTCTAGGTCACCCCAAAGCAGACAAGCAAGTTCTTGCTGAGGAGATAGGACCAGTCACCAAACCTAACCTGTCCTTCTAAGGGCTGGCCTCCTTAGTTTGTGTGGGAGGAGTGACCTAACAGAGCTGGTTCCTTGAGATCCTGAACTCAATAAATTTCTCCTGGTCATCAGCTAATACTGAACTGGACAACGAGCCACTGATGGAGAAGCCTGCTTGCCTGCTGTGGTTTGGGAAACTATCCAAAGCAGTGCAAGGAATAGCTGCAGCACTTTACAGGAATACACTCCCACACATGGCCACAATGAGAGGAAAGACAGAAGTGGAGAAGGTGGAATCATTgagtaaaaaaccccacatttatgGGACTTTACAAAGCCTTTTCTTACAGTTTGCGTGAAAGACAACATAAAGTATAATTGTGTTGTTTCATGACAATGTTACCACACCCTGTACAAATGGTGACAGCATCAAACCTTACCTGAGTCACCTGGACCAAAATAACTTGACAGCCAACATTAATCACATACTTGATACTGCTTTTCAGTACCAGCACTACCAAGAGAAAGAGCAACACAGCCCTATGAATCTTTCTAGGAAGCGGTCTTTCACTGGTGCCAGAGTGGACCCAGTAAACTCTTCTCCCTGATTTCTGTGGCTATACTGCACAATTACCAATGAAGGCCTGGAAGGAGGGGAAGTATGCTCACTCATTTTGTGTAAATTATCTGCACTCACTCTCACAGCTCAGATTTGTTCCTTGTATTTCACATTTTCACGAAAAAGTCAGCAGCCTTGACGAACAGTGTCATGAGAGCTATCTAAAGCACACTCTCCTCCCTTTCCAATCACATGTTCATCAATGATAGCAaatcttacaaaaaataaaagcttgcagagtacagaggggaaaaaaaacaaaaccaaaacaaaccaaagaggAATTTGCATTACAAGAGGATCTTATTGAAGTAATAAAGTGATCTGCATGTCTCAAGTTTTAAAAGGGAAACAGGCAATTTTCACTGCAAACCTAAGCACCTTCCTCTGCCCCAGAACACCTCAGTAGCATTTCTGTTCTGGTTAGTCTTCTCTTCACGTAATGGAGTAAGCTGCTGAGTAGGGGTAGCCCCCCCCAGTCTACTCTCCACTCCTGCTCAATACCTGGTGCCCCCAGGAACACATAGTCCTCCACTCCATACCACCTGTCCATGTCCCAGGACAGCTGAAGGAGGCTGTGCCACAAGAGGGAAACgaagaacaggaggagaaaatctTTCCTGACCTTTGTGAAACCTGTGAGCAAAAACTCCTCTTCCTGGTGTGTAGGCCTGGAGTGTGTAATTTTTACTTTACATAACCACACACCAATTTAAGTAACCTGTGTATATActcaagctatttttaaaatgcccCCAAGCTAACTACCCCTGCTCTACATCTCCTCCCAAACTGGTTCCTTTACCTCCAGGCTTTCTTTAACTTCTTGAGCAACTCCCTTGCAGATTTTGGCAAATCTAGTGATGGTTTTTTGTGACTACATGCTTCCAGAATGGATTTAAGATCAACCATTTTCATGCATGTAAATAAAGCTTATAGTAATGCTATTCTTTGATTCAGCCCTTCCCTTCACCTGCTCTCTCTGTTCTTGTTCTCCTCCAGAGCTCTTTGTATCGGTGACACCACCTAGAAGGGACCCAAGATGTTGGTGCTACTGGCTGGTATCTTTGTGGTTCACATCGCCACTGTCATCATGCTCTTTGTCTCCACCATTGCCAACGTAAGTAGAGACCACCCTGGATGAGACACAGCAGCAGTAGCTAGCCCTTTATACAGCTGGTGGGGGGACAGGTGCGTGGGTGCTCAGGTCTATAGGTGAGGGACAGCCGCCCACAGGGCCATGAGTAAATACAAAGCAGTGATGGGAGCTCTCAGGGAACAGAAAGGCAGCCGGGGTGGTAAAGGAGTCAGCCTCTGCCTGCCGCCCCCCGCTCCCAAATCCCAGAGTCAGCAGCACCTCAACACTTCATCCAAGAGGGTGCAACGAGGAGCAGGGGAGATCAGCGGATGACAGCTCAGAAGCGGAATTGATCGTCCCATCTGGCCGCCCGGCTGTTGCACAACTGGGCGCTCCCCCATGCCTGTCTGTTTTGACGCCAGCAGTCCACGGCCGGGGGCCAGGGGGCCGCCCCAAGCACGGCTCCCATCGCTGCTCCCCATGCGAAGCCCGAGCAGAAGGAggggcagccgccccccgcccctcaccctgCCCCGGGCGCCGGGGAAACCCGGGGCGAGAGTGACCCCTGGCGGctcggcgggggcggcgcggccggggtctccccgcgccccgccccggggcggaTTTCGGGGGCCCCTCGCACCCGCGAGGGCGCCTCgctcgccccccgccgcgccctccTGCCGCCTCGCACGGGAGAGGGAGAGGATGAGCTGAGCCATTTCCCTCCGATCGTGGGAACAGGCTCCCCCGGTGCTTTGCCTCGACCAGATGCCTCAGGCCTTGGGAGCCGGCGTCATCTTCCACCCGCTGCTGCCAACACACGCGGACTTTTTCAGCTCCCTGCCTCGTGGCACTTGGGCTACTCTTGCTCCCCTCACGGCTTAGTCTGACAACTGGCCAGAAGAGCAAGGAAGCCCCCTCCGTCCTCCTTGACGCAACTCTTTCATCCTGTTTCAGGTTTGGATGGTGGGTTCTTCCAACTTAGGGACAGCCTCGTCAGGACTCTGGCTACTGTGCAACAGGACCTGTGAGCAGCTGCCAGTCAGCAGTCGTGATGAGGGTAAATTACCTCTGCTTTTCACTGCGGTGATGAACTGCAGGACCTTGATGCAAAACACCAAGGCTGAGACTTGGCCTTCTGAAATCTGTTCCTTGTGTGTTCACAGCTTCCCTCAAAGCCGTGCAAGCCTTTATGATACTCTCAATCATTTTCTCTGTCATCGCACTTGTCATGTTTGTTGTCCAGCTGTTCACCCTGGAGAAAGGCAAACGTTTCTACATCACTGGAGCCATCATGCTGGTTTGCTGTAAGTATGCACGCCTTGTGATGGCTCTGCATGTGTCCCACTGTCTCTGCAAGTGCAAGTAGCCACACGTGTCTGCCACACATGGCCATCAGGAGAGGTTGTCAGCCAGCCAAATGTTTCCAGTGGCCCATTTTTCTGATAAAACAAAGCACTGAGGAATTGGAAAGTGTTGGgctattttttttactgtatataATGAACATATTTATAGATTTTCATTAGAAAAGTCTAGTAGGTTTTGC includes the following:
- the EMP1 gene encoding epithelial membrane protein 1, with protein sequence MLVLLAGIFVVHIATVIMLFVSTIANVWMVGSSNLGTASSGLWLLCNRTCEQLPVSSRDEASLKAVQAFMILSIIFSVIALVMFVVQLFTLEKGKRFYITGAIMLVCWMCILIGVSIYTARFTGKMPASTSSHHGYCFILAWICFCFSFIIGILYLVLRKK